One genomic segment of Virgibacillus doumboii includes these proteins:
- the tsaE gene encoding tRNA (adenosine(37)-N6)-threonylcarbamoyltransferase complex ATPase subunit type 1 TsaE, protein MSEHQMKVNSDEETIQTAERLALLVKPGDVITLEGDLGAGKTTFTKGIAHGLGVKRTVNSPTYTIVKEYEGELPLYHMDVYRLEDSDEDIGYDEYFNGDGITVVEWAHFIEDYLPVERLNIKISYVDEHSRLLEFFPIGAHFERITAEIIG, encoded by the coding sequence ATGAGCGAGCATCAGATGAAAGTAAATTCGGATGAAGAGACAATTCAAACAGCTGAACGTTTGGCATTATTGGTAAAACCTGGCGATGTAATCACTTTAGAAGGTGATCTTGGAGCTGGAAAAACAACTTTCACAAAAGGTATTGCTCATGGACTGGGTGTGAAACGAACGGTTAACAGTCCTACCTATACAATTGTGAAAGAATATGAAGGTGAGCTGCCGCTTTATCATATGGACGTCTATCGCCTGGAGGATTCTGATGAGGATATCGGGTATGATGAATATTTCAATGGAGACGGTATCACCGTAGTAGAATGGGCACATTTTATTGAAGACTATTTGCCTGTTGAACGTCTTAATATAAAAATATCGTATGTTGATGAACATTCCCGCCTTTTGGAATTTTTTCCTATTGGCGCACATTTTGAAAGAATTACTGCCGAAATAATCGGTTAA